Proteins from a genomic interval of Desulfovibrio piger:
- a CDS encoding sugar transferase, producing MISRYRMALMQVVDLCCILLALAVSGMVTIAPDLSVFDDYTGASLFTIFFYLLFFYILDAYSVGMEDFKDTLGRILVACVLGIISSATASFALENWRFDRVTVLLLFALSFVFCLGWRFLYYLNADKLTHPLRVLLVGVDRGGKVRKLLAEGLPKARILGYVGEKDQDPDAGECFGPPFMALEAAKKHGATMIVLLPDAPIDDDIAHDLLEAKLHGAMVVDIRTFYEHVVQRLPLSQITEEWLLQTEGFSLNTRGSLRRLKRAFDLFLSLMLLIPAAPIMLITALLIRLESPGPVIYRQDRVGLYEKEFTVYKFRSMRTDAEKNGAVWAAANDARVTRVGKFIRKVRIDELPQIWNIIKGDMSFIGPRPERMTFVKQLKEHIPYYSLRHTVKPGLTGWAQVCYPYGANEEDARHKLEYDLFYVKNISILLDIHIIFKTVGVVLFPKGAR from the coding sequence ATGATCAGCCGTTACCGCATGGCATTGATGCAGGTGGTGGACCTGTGCTGCATCCTGCTGGCCCTGGCCGTTTCGGGCATGGTGACCATCGCGCCCGACCTGAGCGTCTTTGACGACTACACCGGCGCCTCCCTGTTCACCATCTTCTTCTATCTGCTGTTCTTCTACATCCTCGATGCCTACAGCGTGGGCATGGAAGACTTCAAGGACACCCTGGGCCGCATCCTGGTGGCCTGCGTACTGGGCATCATCAGCTCGGCCACGGCGTCCTTCGCCCTGGAGAACTGGCGCTTCGACCGCGTGACCGTGCTCCTGCTCTTCGCGCTCTCCTTCGTGTTCTGCCTGGGCTGGCGCTTCCTCTACTACCTCAATGCCGACAAGCTGACCCATCCCCTGCGCGTCCTGCTGGTGGGCGTGGACCGCGGCGGCAAGGTGCGCAAGCTGCTGGCCGAAGGCCTGCCCAAGGCCCGCATCCTGGGCTATGTGGGGGAAAAGGACCAGGATCCCGACGCCGGTGAGTGCTTTGGCCCGCCCTTCATGGCCCTGGAAGCCGCCAAGAAGCACGGCGCGACCATGATCGTGCTCCTGCCCGACGCCCCCATCGACGACGACATCGCCCATGACCTGCTGGAAGCCAAGCTGCACGGCGCCATGGTGGTGGACATCCGCACCTTCTACGAGCATGTGGTGCAGCGCCTGCCCCTTTCCCAGATCACCGAGGAATGGCTGCTGCAGACCGAGGGCTTCTCGCTCAACACCCGCGGCAGCCTGCGCCGCCTGAAGCGCGCCTTCGACCTGTTCCTGTCCCTGATGCTGCTCATCCCGGCCGCGCCCATCATGCTCATCACCGCCCTGCTGATCCGCCTGGAATCGCCGGGCCCGGTCATCTACCGTCAGGATCGTGTGGGCCTGTATGAAAAGGAATTCACGGTCTACAAGTTCCGCTCCATGCGTACCGACGCCGAAAAGAACGGCGCCGTCTGGGCCGCCGCCAATGACGCCCGCGTGACCCGCGTGGGCAAGTTCATCCGCAAGGTGCGCATCGACGAGCTGCCCCAGATCTGGAACATCATCAAGGGCGACATGAGCTTCATCGGTCCCCGTCCCGAACGCATGACCTTCGTGAAGCAGCTCAAGGAACACATCCCCTATTACAGCCTGCGCCATACCGTGAAGCCCGGCCTCACCGGCTGGGCCCAGGTCTGCTACCCCTACGGCGCCAATGAGGAAGATGCCCGCCACAAGCTGGAATACGACCTGTTCTATGTGAAGAACATCTCCATCCTGCTGGACATCCACATCATCTTCAAGACCGTGGGCGTGGTGCTCTTCCCCAAGGGCGCGCGCTAG
- a CDS encoding glycosyltransferase family 4 protein, whose protein sequence is MKILILGNQARSTSNFWTVLMRRMRAAGHVVLCAVPAGDDAAEAAIRAIGEEDPAFRKGPAVRLCHYPLDRKGLNPLRDMATMHALYRLFKQEKPDLLFASTIKPVIYGCMAARLARVPHIYATITGLGYAFEADNFFKKCVNRLSIGLYHCALAGAEGVFFQNRDDAELFRKVGILRRSARVLMARGTGVDIRRFAEAPLPPLPAEGCAPEEREIIFLLVGRLLEAKGLPEYAAAAKELKTQYPAARFQLLGPPEQGLGSVDLAQVRRWQDEGSIEYLGETRDVRSYVEACHALVLPSWREGTPTSIMEGMSMGRAAVVTDVPGCREVVEDGVNGCICAAHDPRALAAAMRRLLDEPGLLVRMGAAGRDLACREFDAEVVAEKILVDMRVPRAAG, encoded by the coding sequence GTGAAAATACTCATCCTGGGCAATCAGGCCCGTTCCACTTCCAATTTCTGGACCGTCCTCATGCGCCGCATGCGTGCCGCCGGGCATGTGGTCCTTTGCGCCGTGCCCGCGGGCGACGACGCTGCCGAGGCCGCCATCCGCGCCATCGGCGAAGAAGATCCCGCCTTCCGGAAAGGCCCGGCCGTGCGCCTGTGCCATTATCCCCTGGACCGCAAGGGCCTCAATCCCCTGCGCGACATGGCCACCATGCACGCCCTGTACCGCCTGTTCAAACAGGAAAAACCGGACCTGCTCTTCGCCTCCACCATCAAGCCCGTCATCTACGGCTGCATGGCGGCGCGTCTGGCGCGGGTGCCGCACATCTACGCCACCATCACCGGCCTGGGCTACGCCTTCGAGGCGGACAACTTCTTCAAGAAATGCGTCAACCGCCTGAGCATCGGCCTGTACCACTGCGCCCTTGCCGGGGCCGAAGGCGTGTTTTTCCAGAACCGCGACGACGCGGAGCTGTTCCGCAAGGTCGGCATCCTGCGCCGCAGCGCGCGCGTGCTCATGGCGCGCGGCACCGGTGTGGACATCCGCCGCTTTGCCGAAGCGCCCCTGCCGCCCCTGCCCGCCGAAGGCTGCGCCCCCGAAGAACGGGAGATCATCTTCCTGCTGGTGGGCCGCCTGCTGGAGGCCAAGGGCCTGCCCGAATACGCCGCCGCGGCCAAGGAACTGAAAACGCAGTACCCCGCCGCCCGCTTCCAGCTGCTGGGCCCGCCGGAACAGGGCCTGGGCAGCGTGGATCTGGCCCAGGTGCGCCGCTGGCAGGACGAAGGCAGCATCGAATACCTGGGCGAGACCCGCGACGTGCGCTCCTATGTGGAGGCCTGCCACGCGCTGGTGCTGCCTTCGTGGCGTGAAGGCACGCCCACGTCCATCATGGAAGGCATGAGCATGGGCCGCGCCGCCGTGGTCACGGATGTGCCCGGCTGCCGCGAGGTGGTGGAAGACGGCGTCAACGGCTGCATCTGCGCCGCCCACGATCCCCGGGCGCTGGCCGCCGCCATGCGCCGCCTGCTGGACGAACCCGGACTGCTGGTCCGCATGGGGGCCGCCGGCCGGGATCTGGCCTGCCGCGAATTCGATGCCGAAGTCGTGGCCGAGAAGATCCTGGTCGACATGCGCGTGCCCCGCGCGGCCGGATAA
- a CDS encoding NAD-dependent epimerase/dehydratase family protein, whose translation MSAYTQLCEKMRAEPSTWLVTGVAGFIGSNLLEHLLKMRQTVVGLDNFLTGYQKNLDMVEALVGPEAWSRFTFIEGDIRDLDTCRKACEGVDHVLHEAALGSVPRSIDDPILSNSCNITGYLNMLVAARDAGVKSFVYAASSSTYGDSPELPKVEDKIGNPLSPYAVTKYVDELYADVFARCYGFTTVGLRYFNVFGRRQDPYGAYAAVIPQWFASLLKKETVFVNGDGETSRDFCYIDNVVQANLLASFATDEARNKVYNVAFGQRTTLNELFDLIREEVVRHMPEAATATATHRDFRAGDVRHSLADITRARTLLGYEPQFDVRTGLRLAGDWYAANL comes from the coding sequence ATGAGCGCCTATACCCAACTGTGCGAAAAAATGCGTGCCGAACCCTCCACCTGGCTGGTGACCGGCGTTGCCGGTTTCATCGGTTCCAACCTGCTGGAACATCTGCTCAAGATGAGGCAGACCGTGGTGGGTCTGGACAACTTCCTCACCGGTTACCAGAAGAACCTGGACATGGTGGAAGCCCTGGTGGGCCCCGAAGCCTGGAGCCGCTTTACCTTCATCGAAGGCGACATCCGCGATCTGGATACCTGCCGCAAGGCCTGCGAAGGTGTGGATCATGTGCTGCATGAAGCCGCCCTGGGTTCCGTGCCGCGCTCCATCGACGATCCCATCCTGTCCAACAGCTGCAACATCACCGGCTACCTCAACATGCTGGTGGCCGCGCGCGATGCGGGCGTGAAGAGCTTCGTCTACGCCGCGTCCTCCTCCACCTACGGCGATTCCCCCGAGCTGCCCAAGGTGGAAGACAAGATCGGCAACCCCCTGTCGCCCTATGCCGTGACCAAGTATGTGGACGAGCTCTACGCCGACGTCTTCGCCCGCTGCTACGGCTTCACCACCGTGGGCCTGCGCTACTTCAACGTCTTTGGCCGGCGTCAGGATCCCTACGGCGCCTACGCCGCCGTCATCCCCCAGTGGTTCGCCAGCCTGCTGAAGAAAGAGACCGTCTTCGTCAACGGCGACGGCGAGACCAGCCGCGACTTCTGCTACATCGACAACGTGGTGCAGGCCAACCTGCTGGCCAGCTTCGCCACGGACGAAGCCCGCAACAAGGTCTACAACGTGGCCTTTGGCCAGCGCACGACCCTGAACGAACTGTTCGACCTCATCCGTGAGGAAGTGGTGCGCCACATGCCCGAAGCCGCCACGGCCACGGCCACGCACCGCGACTTCCGTGCCGGTGACGTGCGCCACTCCCTGGCCGACATCACCCGCGCCCGTACCCTGCTGGGCTATGAGCCCCAGTTCGACGTGCGCACCGGCCTGCGTCTGGCCGGCGACTGGTACGCCGCCAACCTGTAG
- a CDS encoding adenine phosphoribosyltransferase, with product MDIASFIRHVPDYPKPGILFYDITPLLASPEAFGDVIERMADAARPLRPTRIVAAEARGFLFAAPLAQRLGVGLAPVRKPGKLPCEAFEASYDLEYGSNTLCLHKDALTPEDRVLIVDDILATGGTLDAMIRLVGQSGATVAGCCMLMELDALGGRKVLGDIPLSVLLHV from the coding sequence ATGGATATCGCCTCCTTCATCCGCCACGTCCCCGACTACCCCAAGCCCGGCATCCTGTTCTACGACATCACCCCCCTGCTGGCCTCGCCCGAAGCCTTCGGGGACGTCATCGAACGGATGGCCGATGCGGCCCGTCCCCTGCGGCCCACCCGCATCGTGGCCGCCGAAGCGCGGGGTTTTCTGTTCGCGGCGCCGCTGGCCCAACGTCTGGGCGTGGGCCTGGCCCCGGTGCGCAAGCCCGGCAAGCTGCCCTGTGAAGCCTTCGAGGCCAGCTATGACCTGGAATACGGCTCCAATACCCTGTGTCTGCACAAGGATGCCCTGACGCCGGAGGATCGCGTCCTCATCGTGGACGACATCCTGGCCACCGGCGGCACCCTGGATGCCATGATCCGTCTGGTGGGCCAGAGCGGCGCCACCGTGGCGGGCTGCTGCATGCTCATGGAACTGGATGCCCTGGGCGGCCGCAAGGTGCTGGGCGACATCCCCCTGTCCGTGCTGCTGCACGTATAG
- the serS gene encoding serine--tRNA ligase, which produces MIDLKLVQKQPEVLAKALADRQSPLKVDEFLELDGRRRALLAEVESLKQQQNAASRQVAQIKREGGDASHMMEELGALSARIKALDVQTAEAKAAVENWLMGVPNIPDASVPVGKDETENVEVLRWGTPRQFDFDIRQHWELGGAALDFERATRLAGSRFALYMGWAARLDRALVNFFLDQHVKHEDYIEVCPPFMVNRATMTGTGQLPKFEEDLFKMPAWDYYLIPTAEVPLTNIHAGEVLDEADLPRAYCAATPCFRSEAGAAGKDTRGLIRLHQFTKVEMVRFAHPDDSFNQLEIMVGHARTLLEKLELPYRVITLCTGDMGFGSAKTYDLEVWLPAQNTYREISSCSNCIDFQARRADIRFKPKGGKSTYCHTLNGSGLPTGRAMAAILENGQQKDGSIVLPKALVPYMDGVEVIEPAGKK; this is translated from the coding sequence ATGATCGACCTCAAACTGGTGCAAAAACAGCCCGAAGTGCTGGCCAAGGCCCTGGCCGACCGGCAGTCGCCGCTGAAAGTGGATGAGTTCCTCGAACTGGACGGCCGCCGTCGTGCGTTGCTGGCCGAAGTGGAAAGCCTGAAACAGCAGCAGAACGCCGCCTCCCGTCAGGTGGCCCAGATCAAGCGTGAAGGCGGGGACGCCTCCCACATGATGGAAGAACTGGGCGCCCTGTCGGCCCGCATCAAGGCCCTGGACGTGCAGACCGCCGAAGCCAAGGCCGCTGTGGAAAACTGGCTCATGGGTGTGCCCAACATCCCGGACGCCAGCGTGCCCGTGGGCAAGGACGAGACCGAGAACGTGGAAGTGCTCCGCTGGGGCACGCCGCGCCAGTTCGATTTCGATATCCGTCAGCACTGGGAGCTGGGCGGCGCCGCTCTGGATTTCGAGCGCGCCACCCGTCTGGCCGGCAGCCGCTTTGCCCTGTACATGGGCTGGGCCGCCCGTCTGGACCGCGCCCTGGTCAACTTCTTCCTGGACCAGCATGTGAAGCACGAGGACTACATCGAAGTCTGTCCTCCCTTCATGGTCAACCGCGCCACCATGACCGGCACGGGCCAGCTGCCCAAGTTCGAGGAAGACCTCTTCAAGATGCCCGCCTGGGACTACTACCTCATCCCCACCGCCGAGGTGCCCCTGACCAACATCCACGCCGGTGAGGTGCTGGACGAAGCCGACCTGCCCCGCGCCTACTGCGCCGCCACGCCCTGCTTCCGTTCCGAAGCCGGTGCCGCCGGCAAGGACACGCGCGGCCTGATCCGCCTGCACCAGTTCACCAAGGTGGAGATGGTGCGTTTTGCCCATCCTGACGACAGCTTCAACCAGCTGGAGATTATGGTGGGCCATGCCCGCACCCTGCTGGAAAAGCTGGAGCTGCCCTACCGCGTCATCACCCTGTGCACGGGCGACATGGGCTTCGGTTCCGCCAAGACCTACGACCTGGAAGTCTGGCTGCCTGCCCAGAACACCTACCGCGAGATCTCCTCCTGCTCCAATTGCATCGATTTCCAGGCCCGCCGTGCGGACATCCGCTTCAAGCCCAAGGGCGGCAAGAGCACCTACTGCCACACCCTCAACGGTTCCGGTCTGCCCACCGGCCGCGCCATGGCCGCCATCCTGGAGAACGGCCAGCAGAAGGACGGCAGCATCGTGCTGCCCAAGGCCCTGGTGCCCTACATGGACGGCGTGGAAGTCATCGAGCCTGCGGGCAAGAAGTAG
- a CDS encoding Hsp20/alpha crystallin family protein, with translation MSLIRVYPQHWFSPRNAQQPEQSFQPLDRLHHDIDRLFNGFFTPGWPTSLMDKPQADIRPSLDIHSDDKAYTIHMEVPGVDPDEVKVEVRDGMLTVEGEKKMESCAAPAAEGEKAEAKEPVCHVQERVYGSFCRQIGLAEDADVENISASHKNGVLTIVIPRKQPEAPAARSITVQKQ, from the coding sequence ATGAGCCTTATCCGTGTATATCCCCAGCATTGGTTCTCTCCCCGCAACGCCCAGCAGCCCGAACAGAGCTTCCAGCCCCTGGACCGCCTGCATCACGATATCGACCGTCTGTTCAATGGTTTCTTCACGCCCGGCTGGCCGACCAGCCTGATGGACAAGCCGCAGGCCGACATCCGTCCCAGCCTGGACATCCACAGCGACGACAAGGCCTACACCATCCACATGGAAGTGCCCGGTGTGGACCCCGATGAGGTCAAGGTCGAAGTCCGTGACGGCATGCTGACCGTTGAAGGTGAAAAGAAGATGGAAAGCTGCGCCGCCCCTGCCGCCGAAGGCGAAAAGGCGGAAGCCAAGGAACCCGTCTGCCATGTGCAGGAACGCGTCTACGGCTCCTTCTGCCGCCAGATCGGCCTGGCTGAAGATGCTGATGTGGAAAACATCAGCGCCAGCCACAAGAACGGTGTGCTGACCATCGTCATCCCCCGCAAACAGCCTGAAGCCCCCGCCGCCCGTTCCATCACGGTGCAGAAACAGTAA
- the ribB gene encoding 3,4-dihydroxy-2-butanone-4-phosphate synthase, producing the protein MHQSPDILASFGDWETRMERALASVRAGRGVLVVDDEDRENEGDLIYPAHSLTDAQMARLIRHCSGIVCLCLTDERATRLGLPPMVAHNTNTQQTAFTISIEAAEGVTTGVSAADRVTTVKAAVAEGARPEDLRHPGHVFPLRARPGGVLERRGHTEATVDLMSLAGLPPCGVLCELTNDDGTMARLPQVADFARANDLPLLAVADIVRWRERQEGRA; encoded by the coding sequence ATGCATCAGTCCCCCGATATCCTGGCTTCTTTTGGTGATTGGGAAACGCGTATGGAACGCGCCCTGGCATCCGTGCGTGCGGGCAGGGGCGTCCTGGTGGTGGACGACGAGGATCGCGAGAACGAAGGCGACCTCATCTATCCCGCCCACAGCCTGACCGATGCGCAGATGGCCCGCCTCATCCGCCATTGCAGCGGCATCGTGTGCCTGTGCCTTACCGACGAGCGCGCCACCCGCCTGGGCCTGCCGCCCATGGTGGCCCACAACACCAATACCCAGCAGACCGCTTTCACCATCTCCATCGAGGCCGCCGAGGGCGTGACCACCGGCGTTTCCGCCGCCGACAGGGTGACCACCGTCAAGGCCGCCGTGGCCGAGGGCGCGCGTCCCGAGGACCTGCGCCATCCCGGCCATGTGTTCCCGCTGCGGGCCCGTCCCGGCGGCGTGCTGGAACGGCGCGGCCATACCGAGGCCACCGTGGACCTGATGTCCCTGGCGGGCCTGCCGCCCTGCGGTGTGCTGTGCGAGCTGACCAACGATGACGGCACCATGGCGCGTCTGCCGCAGGTGGCGGACTTTGCCCGTGCCAACGACCTGCCCCTGCTGGCCGTGGCGGACATCGTGCGCTGGCGTGAACGGCAGGAAGGCCGGGCCTGA
- a CDS encoding DMT family transporter produces MNRGYIFIFLATVFFSSMEVALKTVAHDFNPMQLNCTRFLVGGLLLIPFALRGLRQHGARVTAAAWKGFAWLGFVGLVVSMMFYQMSILYAPASVVSVLFSCNPVLVLAFAYLILRADIRPQHITALVMEVAAALIIIDPLHTTLDPVGITLVLLSAATFALYAVLGKKQCAQYSGVAVTCFSCLAASAEMIVLMLISHIPAVADALQAAGLPMFAAMPFFSGYTTGNLLNVLYICVFVTAGGYACYFMGMEATSAMQGSLVFFFKPVLAPILAMLILGEEIPWNMWAGIGLMLVASEVSMIPTWETLLSVRPFIIDRILHRRH; encoded by the coding sequence ATGAACCGCGGATACATTTTCATCTTTCTTGCCACCGTGTTCTTCAGCTCCATGGAAGTGGCCCTGAAGACCGTGGCCCATGATTTCAACCCCATGCAGCTCAACTGCACCCGCTTCCTCGTGGGTGGCCTGCTGCTCATCCCCTTTGCCCTGCGCGGCCTGCGCCAGCACGGGGCACGGGTCACCGCCGCCGCATGGAAAGGTTTTGCCTGGCTCGGCTTCGTGGGCCTGGTGGTGAGCATGATGTTCTACCAGATGTCCATCCTTTACGCCCCGGCCTCGGTGGTCAGCGTGCTGTTCAGCTGCAACCCCGTGCTGGTGCTGGCCTTCGCCTATCTCATCCTGCGTGCCGACATCCGGCCCCAGCACATCACCGCCCTGGTCATGGAAGTGGCGGCCGCCCTCATCATCATCGACCCGCTGCACACCACGCTCGATCCCGTGGGCATCACGCTGGTGCTGCTCTCGGCCGCCACCTTCGCCCTTTATGCCGTGCTGGGCAAAAAGCAGTGCGCCCAGTACTCCGGCGTGGCCGTCACCTGCTTCAGCTGCCTGGCCGCCAGCGCCGAGATGATCGTCCTCATGCTCATCAGCCACATCCCCGCCGTGGCCGATGCCCTGCAGGCCGCCGGTCTGCCCATGTTCGCCGCCATGCCCTTCTTCAGCGGCTATACCACGGGCAACCTCCTCAACGTGCTCTATATCTGCGTTTTCGTCACCGCGGGCGGCTATGCCTGCTACTTCATGGGCATGGAAGCCACCTCCGCCATGCAGGGCTCGCTGGTCTTCTTCTTCAAGCCCGTGCTGGCGCCCATCCTGGCCATGCTGATCCTTGGCGAGGAGATCCCCTGGAACATGTGGGCCGGTATCGGCCTCATGCTCGTGGCCTCCGAGGTCTCCATGATCCCCACCTGGGAAACGCTCCTGTCCGTGCGCCCCTTCATCATCGACCGCATCCTTCACCGCCGGCATTGA
- a CDS encoding LysR family transcriptional regulator, with protein MELNWELCRIFYQVARCRNFSRAAAMLFTSQPAVSRSMAALERELGCRLFIRNRRGVELTPEGRMFYAHVEAGCEQFRRGREELEQAVGLQSGSIALGASETALRHWLLPRLDRFHALYPGVRLRLFGGTSRQAIDELKSGAIDFAVAAVPGGGFRALKETRLCPLRDVFVASSAFGQLRGRDVPLDEVMRHPFICHKQGSLTFEFLESMCKTRGVDFAPAMEPDTTGLVLDLARHGLGIGFLPEVAAREALAAGEVFALRLAEELPSRSISLLEYDGHTLSLAARRLRDMLTEDAAAGDAL; from the coding sequence ATGGAGCTGAACTGGGAGCTTTGCCGGATATTCTACCAGGTGGCGCGCTGCCGCAACTTCAGCCGGGCGGCGGCCATGCTGTTCACCAGCCAGCCCGCGGTATCGCGCTCCATGGCGGCCCTGGAGCGCGAGCTGGGCTGCCGTCTGTTCATCCGCAACCGTCGCGGCGTGGAGCTCACGCCCGAAGGCCGCATGTTCTACGCCCATGTGGAGGCGGGCTGCGAGCAGTTCCGCCGGGGCCGGGAAGAGCTGGAGCAGGCCGTGGGCCTGCAATCGGGCAGCATCGCCCTGGGGGCCAGCGAGACGGCCCTGCGCCACTGGCTGCTGCCGCGGCTGGACCGCTTCCATGCCCTGTATCCGGGGGTGCGGCTCCGGCTGTTCGGCGGTACGTCCCGGCAGGCCATCGATGAACTCAAGTCCGGGGCCATCGATTTTGCCGTGGCCGCCGTGCCCGGCGGCGGTTTCCGGGCCCTGAAGGAGACGCGCCTGTGCCCGCTGCGGGACGTCTTCGTGGCTTCGTCGGCCTTCGGGCAGCTGCGCGGCAGGGACGTGCCCCTGGATGAAGTGATGCGGCACCCCTTCATCTGTCACAAGCAGGGCAGCCTCACCTTCGAATTCCTGGAGAGCATGTGCAAGACGCGGGGCGTGGACTTTGCCCCGGCCATGGAGCCGGACACTACGGGGCTGGTGCTGGATCTGGCCCGGCACGGCCTGGGCATCGGTTTTTTGCCGGAAGTGGCCGCCAGAGAGGCCCTGGCCGCCGGGGAGGTGTTCGCCCTGCGGCTCGCGGAGGAGCTGCCGTCGCGCAGCATCAGCCTGCTGGAATACGACGGCCATACCCTGAGCCTGGCCGCACGCCGCCTGCGCGACATGCTCACCGAAGACGCTGCGGCCGGGGACGCGCTGTGA
- a CDS encoding 4Fe-4S dicluster domain-containing protein — protein sequence MNVTALYFSPTGGSKRSALSLAAALAPEGFAELDITCGAVAGDFGPGDVVVFSVPCYNGRVPGVAAGRLEQVHGHRTPCIISITYGNRDYDDSLLELQDIVQRQGFIVQGAAALVGQHTFGEIQVGRPDAGDAAENRRFVQQLLAARQGDLASPVALAIKGQRPYRGEGRGVGFVPLTSEACTDCGLCASLCPVQAIAADHRSIDGTRCLSCFRCIRSCPAGAKHMDVESYLDFARDFSRHLKARRENEYIF from the coding sequence ATGAACGTCACAGCCCTGTACTTTTCTCCCACCGGCGGCAGCAAGCGCTCCGCGCTCAGCCTTGCCGCGGCCCTGGCTCCTGAAGGTTTTGCCGAGCTGGACATCACCTGTGGCGCCGTTGCCGGGGATTTCGGTCCCGGGGACGTCGTCGTGTTCTCGGTGCCCTGCTATAACGGCAGGGTGCCGGGAGTGGCCGCCGGGCGTCTGGAGCAGGTGCACGGCCACCGGACCCCCTGCATCATCAGCATCACCTACGGCAACCGTGACTATGACGATTCCCTGCTGGAGCTGCAGGACATCGTGCAGCGTCAGGGCTTCATCGTCCAGGGCGCAGCGGCGCTGGTGGGGCAGCATACCTTCGGGGAGATCCAGGTGGGGCGTCCCGATGCCGGGGATGCCGCCGAGAACCGCCGCTTCGTGCAGCAGCTGCTGGCAGCCAGGCAGGGCGATCTTGCCTCGCCCGTGGCGCTGGCCATCAAGGGGCAGCGTCCGTACCGGGGAGAGGGCAGGGGCGTGGGCTTCGTGCCGCTGACCTCCGAGGCCTGTACGGACTGCGGCCTGTGCGCCTCCCTGTGCCCTGTGCAGGCCATCGCGGCCGACCATCGCAGCATCGACGGCACGCGCTGCCTTTCCTGCTTCCGCTGCATCCGCAGCTGTCCTGCGGGGGCCAAGCACATGGATGTGGAAAGCTACCTCGATTTCGCGCGGGATTTCAGCCGGCACCTAAAGGCTCGGCGGGAGAACGAATACATCTTTTAG
- a CDS encoding winged helix-turn-helix transcriptional regulator, which produces MARNKEGKQPLCPLEYGLDIFNGKWKTRIICLLGASGTLRYKEIRDNLDGLTDAVLAATLRDMVNDRIVDRRQYNEIPPRVEYSLSEKGASAHKILRSICCWAVRYCPLPEESLPPCKKVGGCPL; this is translated from the coding sequence ATGGCCAGGAATAAGGAAGGCAAGCAGCCCCTGTGCCCGCTCGAATACGGGCTGGACATCTTCAACGGGAAATGGAAGACCCGCATCATCTGCCTGCTGGGTGCCAGCGGCACCTTGCGCTACAAGGAGATCAGGGACAACCTCGACGGCCTGACGGACGCCGTACTTGCCGCCACCCTCAGGGACATGGTGAACGACCGGATCGTGGACAGGCGCCAGTACAACGAGATACCGCCGCGCGTCGAATACTCCCTGAGCGAAAAGGGCGCCTCCGCCCACAAGATACTGCGCAGCATCTGCTGCTGGGCCGTGCGCTACTGCCCCCTGCCGGAAGAATCCCTGCCCCCCTGCAAAAAGGTCGGGGGCTGCCCTCTGTAA